One part of the Raphanus sativus cultivar WK10039 chromosome 7, ASM80110v3, whole genome shotgun sequence genome encodes these proteins:
- the LOC108816896 gene encoding scarecrow-like protein 27 has protein sequence MPLSFERFQGEGAFGVVSSLCSDPQKIWFNQDKTGAGQDLGYVVGGVLPEPTSVLDALRSPSPLASHSSTTTTMTLSSSHGGGAVTTATTTAGDDKCSQMGLDDLDGGQEQSILRLIMDPGSAFGVFDPGFGLGSGSVPVNENSNPLLSCSFPYQEELMFSNPPSSPPAKRFNPGSHQPVYPFPDPDPGHDPFLVRRQQQFQFPFQFHQQQLPSSSSSPPPVPAPGMAGDDQTVIIEQLLNAAELIGNSNNNGDHTVLAQGILARLNHHLSYSNNNNNKNPPFQRAASHITESLLSLINNASQPLISPENLILRIAAYRTFSETSPFLQFVNFTANQSILESCNDELGFDRIHIIDFDVGYGGQWSSLMQELASRRRNGASSLKLTVFAPPPSTVSDEFELRFTEENLRSFAGEVKIPFEIELLSLELLLNPAYWPVSLRSSEKEAVAVNLPVNSVVSGYLPLILRFIKQISPNVVVCSDRGCDRNDAPFPNAVIHALQYHATLLESLDANQSQEDESVERFWVQPSIEKLLMKRHRWIERSPPWRSLFAQCGFSPVGLSQTAEAQAECLLQRSPVRGFHVEKRQGSLVMYWQRKELVTVSAWKC, from the coding sequence ATGCCCTTATCCTTTGAAAGATTTCAAGGGGAGGGGGCGTTCGGTGTTGTTTCTTCTCTCTGTTCAGATCCTCAGAAAATCTGGTTTAATCAAGACAAAACCGGAGCAGGACAAGATCTTGGTTATGTTGTCGGTGGTGTTTTACCGGAGCCTACGTCTGTGCTCGACGCTCTAAGGAGTCCTAGCCCTCTCGCTTCTCACTCttcaaccaccaccaccatgaCTCTCTCTTCCTCTCACGGCGGTGGTGCCGTCACCACCGCCACCACAACCGCCGGCGATGATAAATGTAGTCAAATGGGTCTAGACGATCTCGACGGAGGTCAAGAACAGAGCATCTTAAGGCTTATCATGGACCCGGGTTCAGCTTTCGGTGTTTTCGACCCGGGTTTCGGACTCGGATCCGGGTCTGTCCCGGTGAACGAGAATTCGAATCCTCTGTTATCTTGTAGCTTCCCGTATCAGGAAGAGTTGATGTTCTCTAACCCACCGTCATCTCCGCCGGCGAAACGGTTTAATCCAGGATCTCACCAACCGGTTTACCCATTTCCGGATCCGGATCCGGGTCACGACCCGTTTCTCGTTCGTCGTCAGCAGCAATTCCAGTTTCCGTTTCAGTTCCACCAGCAACAACTTCCGTCGTCCTCTTCGTCTCCGCCTCCGGTTCCGGCGCCGGGAATGGCCGGCGATGACCAAACTGTCATCATCGAGCAGCTGTTGAACGCGGCGGAGCTAATCGGAAACAGTAACAACAACGGCGACCATACCGTTCTCGCGCAAGGGATATTGGCGCGGCTCAATCACCATCTCAGCTACAgcaacaacaataacaacaagAACCCTCCGTTTCAAAGAGCGGCTTCTCACATAACCGAATCTCTCCTCTCACTCATCAACAACGCATCACAACCGTTGATCTCACCAGAGAATCTAATCCTCCGAATCGCTGCGTACAGAACTTTCTCCGAAACGTCGCCGTTTCTTCAATTCGTCAACTTCACGGCCAACCAATCGATTCTCGAATCATGCAACGACGAGCTAGGGTTTGATCGGATCCACATTATCGACTTCGACGTTGGATACGGAGGACAATGGTCGTCTTTGATGCAAGAGCTTGCGTCGAGGAGAAGAAACGGAGCTTCGTCTCTTAAGTTAACAGTCTTTGCTCCTCCTCCTTCGACAGTCTCCGACGAGTTCGAGCTCAGATTCACGGAGGAGAATCTCAGAAGCTTCGCCGGAGAAGTCAAGATTCCGTTTGAGATCGAGCTGCTGAGCCTCGAGCTTCTTCTAAACCCAGCTTATTGGCCTGTCTCTCTCCGTTCGTCTGAGAAAGAAGCAGTCGCGGTGAATCTTCCCGTTAACTCCGTTGTGTCCGGTTACCTTCCGTTAATCCTCCGTTTCATTAAACAGATCTCTCCGAACGTCGTCGTTTGCTCGGACAGAGGATGTGACCGTAACGACGCGCCGTTTCCCAACGCTGTGATCCACGCGCTTCAGTACCACGCCACTCTGCTTGAGTCTCTTGATGCTAATCAAAGCCAAGAGGATGAGAGTGTGGAGAGGTTTTGGGTGCAACCTTCGATTGAGAAGCTGTTGATGAAACGACATCGTTGGATTGAAAGATCACCGCCGTGGAGAAGCTTGTTTGCACAATGTGGGTTTTCTCCGGTGGGTTTGAGTCAGACTGCGGAGGCTCAGGCGGAGTGTTTGTTGCAGAGGAGTCCGGTGAGAGGGTTTCACGTTGAGAAACGACAGGGTTCACTTGTTATGTATTGGCAAAGGAAAGAACTTGTTACTGTCTCTGCTTGGAAGTGTTAG
- the LOC130498048 gene encoding uncharacterized protein LOC130498048, whose amino-acid sequence MLGNCGMLDFPYKGNSFSWVGRRQTGKVKCKLDRAVANEEWHAIFNHSVVEFLQLWGSDHRPVLARIQSTVRRTKKNFRFDKRWIGKPGFKEAVLSGWGHFDEAPMRNFHQKVTSCRNKISSWKKQNPTNSAILIKELKHKIDLVQDDENSTTADLEELRRQLTVAFKEENSFWEQKSRNQWHRHGDRNTKFHHAITNQRRAQNRIISIKDKHGKLVESEIEVENVAVQYFRDLFSSSISTELDASLRFISGKVSQSDNRLLLEEPSEQEIKKAVFDINPNKAPGPDGMTSKLFQRFWREMGQDIIKLVKDFFATGSFDPLLNQTNICLIPKKKKPRDMTEFRPISLCNVSYKIISKLLCKRLKRILPRLISETQSAFVAKRLITDNILVAQESFHALRTNKRCREDFMAIKTDMSKAYDRVEWSFIAALMLKMGFDERLVDLIMCCVTSVSYQVLVNGQPRGRIFPKRGLRQGDPLSPFLFILCTEALISLLNGAELEKQIVGLRVARASPRISHLLFADDSLFFCKAELSQCKEIIDILDIYGKASGQRINTSKSSMFFGNRVEAALKKDIKEVLGFTSEGGMGMYLGLPEQICGSKMKVFSFVQDRLNGRVNNWSSRLLSKGGKEVQIKAVAQASSTYVMSSYLLPQGITDKLRSTTSNFWWSSKQNSRGLHWIAWDEICTPKDLGGLGFRDFHDFNLALLAKQLWRLIHYPDSLLARVLKGRYYNDSSPFDDRRIYSPSYGWRSIMAAKPLLISGMRRTIGTGRDTRVWSDPWVPDTVARPPRPAQHIVYRLPQLLVQSFIRNDTKEWDIQLLREFFHPGDIPLILGIKPSHFSAMDGYAWNHTKSGAYTVKSGYDLLQSTKMDLCTEVREPSTTRLKSHVWKIKAPSKILHFLWQAISGCVATAERLTYRHLGTDRSCPRCAGPEESINHLLFECPPALQVWALSDYPSIPGDFPSKSIYQNMTFLFWERKEVAPSRPQFDTFPWICWYIWKARNDKLFNGKVVSPMDTLQHASLEADCWRKANEKDQTDEDQDDPHTPAIETNPETPRIPTCQIDASWINTGSVSGLGWSLKDHIGNEMFGLRACTRSLSALHAEMDGLLWAISCMQERRFTSIRFETDCSDLVDMTTNPEEWPSFATELDMFHRLQDNFEDVTLSHIPRSRNGRADTLAKEARRKGYIFSHIGQTRTDGDAPRRINSSRPHLI is encoded by the coding sequence ATGCTAGGAAATTGTGGGATGCTTGATTTTCCATATAAAGGAAATTCTTTCTCGTGGGTGGGAAGAAGACAAACAGGAAAAGTAAAGTGTAAACTCGATAGAGCAGTGGCGAATGAAGAATGGCATGCCATATTTAACCACTCTGTTGTAGAATTCCTACAATTATGGGGATCAGATCATAGACCGGTACTAGCAAGGATACAATCTACTGTCAGGAGGACCAAAAAGAATTTTAGATTCGATAAGAGATGGATTGGTAAACCGGGATTTAAAGAAGCGGTACTATCGGGATGGGGACATTTTGATGAAGCTCCTATGAGGAATTTTCATCAAAAAGTTACCTCATGTCGAAATAAAATTAGTTCTTGGAAAAAACAAAACCCGACAAATTCAGCTATCTTAATTAAAGAACTGAAACACAAAATCGACCTGGTACAAGACGATGAAAACTCCACAACCGCAGATCTGGAGGAACTGAGAAGACAGTTAACCGTTGcttttaaagaagaaaattcTTTTTGGGAACAAAAAAGCAGAAATCAGTGGCACCGACACGGGGACAGAAACACAAAGTTCCATCATGCGATTACAAACCAGAGAAGAGCCCAAAACCGGATCATCAGCATAAAAGATAAACATGGGAAGCTGGTTGAGAGTGAAATTGAAGTAGAGAACGTGGCTGTTCAATACTTTCGagatctcttctcttcctccatATCGACAGAGCTAGATGCCTCTCTTCGTTTTATCTCTGGCAAAGTGTCTCAGTCCGACAATAGATTGCTTTTAGAAGAACCGTCGGAACAGGAGATTAAAAAGGCAGTTTTTGATATTAACCCGAATAAAGCCCCCGGTCCGGATGGCATGACTAGCAAACTATTCCAGAGATTCTGGCGCGAGATGGGCCAAGACATTATCAAACTTGTGAAGGACTTTTTCGCCACAGGCAGTTTCGACCCGCTATTAAATCAGACGAATATTTGCCTTATCCCCAAAAAGAAGAAACCACGAGATATGACAGAGTTCAGACCAATTAGCCTTTGCAATGTTAGCTACAAGATTATTTCAAAGCTACTATGCAAGAGACTTAAGAGGATTCTTCCGCGATTGATCTCAGAGACACAATCGGCGTTTGTAGCAAAACGATTAATCACGGATAATATTCTTGTAGCACAAGAAAGCTTTCACGCACTAAGGACTAACAAAAGATGCAGAGAAGACTTTATGGCTATTAAAACAGATATGAGCAAAGCATATGATAGAGTGGAATGGAGCTTCATAGCGGCTTTGATGTTAAAGATGGGCTTTGATGAAAGACTTGTTGACCTCATTATGTGTTGCGTCACATCGGTCTCATATCAAGTCTTAGTCAATGGACAACCAAGAGGAAGAATCTTCCCAAAGAGAGGTTTGAGACAAGGAGACCCCTTGTCCCCCTTTTTGTTCATCTTATGCACGGAGGCATTGATCTCACTCCTTAATGGAGCAGAACTAGAGAAGCAAATTGTTGGGCTCCGCGTTGCTAGAGCAAGCCCGAGGATATCACATTTGCTTTTTGCTGATGATAGTCTTTTCTTCTGCAAAGCCGAATTAAGCCAATGCAAGGAGATCATAGACATCCTAGATATCTATGGGAAGGCATCGGGACAGAGAATAAACACGTCCAAGTCTTCTATGTTCTTTGGCAACCGGGTGGAGGCGGCTTTgaaaaaagatataaaagagGTTCTAGGTTTTACCTCGGAAGGTGGCATGGGAATGTACCTTGGGTTACCTGAGCAAATTTGTGGCTCAAAAATGAAAGTGTTTTCCTTTGTACAGGATCGACTTAATGGACGAGTTAACAATTGGTCATCGAGACTTCTCTCTAAAGGAGGAAAAGAAGTGCAGATCAAAGCAGTGGCTCAAGCATCCTCGACATATGTCATGTCAAGTTATTTGCTCCCACAAGGCATTACCGATAAACTCAGGAGTACTACATCTAATTTCTGGTGGAGTTCAAAACAAAACAGCAGAGGTTTACATTGGATAGCATGGGATGAGATCTGTACTCCTAAAGATTTGGGAGGATTAGGTTTTCGAGATTTCCATGATTTCAACTTAGCACTTCTTGCGAAACAATTATGGCGGCTGATACATTACCCAGATTCTCTCTTGGCGCGGGTTCTAAAAGGGAGATACTATAACGACTCTTCTCCCTTTGACGACCGACGGATATACTCGCCTTCATATGGCTGGCGTAGTATTATGGCAGCAAAACCTTTGCTCATATCGGGCATGAGAAGGACAATTGGAACAGGTAGAGATACGAGGGTATGGAGTGATCCTTGGGTCCCAGACACAGTGGCCCGACCACCAAGACCTGCCCAACACATAGTCTACAGATTACCCCAACTTCTTGTTCAGTCCTTTATTAGGAATGATACCAAGGAATGGGATATACAACTTTTACGAGAATTTTTCCATCCAGGAGATATACCGTTGATACTTGGGATAAAGCCCTCCCATTTTTCTGCTATGGATGGGTATGCTTGGAACCACACAAAATCAGGAGCGTACACAGTCAAGTCGGGGTACGATCTATTACAATCGACGAAAATGGATCTATGCACCGAGGTCCGAGAACCGAGTACCACGAGACTTAAAAGTCATGTATGGAAGATTAAGGCGCCAAGTAAGATACTACACTTCTTATGGCAGGCTATATCTGGTTGCGTGGCGACGGCAGAGAGGCTCACTTATAGACACTTGGGCACCGATAGGAGTTGTCCTAGATGTGCTGGCCCAGAGGAGTCGATCAATCATCTTCTGTTTGAATGCCCCCCAGCCCTACAGGTTTGGGCCTTATCGGACTATCCGTCCATTCCGGGTGACTTCCCGAGTAAATCTATTTACCAAAACATGACCTTTCTGTTTTGGGAGAGAAAAGAGGTGGCTCCTTCGAGACCACAATTCGATACCTTCCCATGGATCtgttggtacatttggaaggcgAGGAATGACAAACTCTTCAATGGGAAAGTCGTCTCCCCGATGGATACTCTTCAACATGCATCCCTCGAAGCAGACTGCTGGAGGAAGGCAAATGAAAAGGATCAAACTGATGAGGATCAGGATGACCCTCACACCCCAGCGATAGAGACGAATCCCGAGACACCCCGAATTCCTACATGCCAAATTGATGCATCATGGATTAATACTGGCAGTGTTAGTGGGCTAGGGTGGAGTCTTAAGGATCATATCGGAAATGAGATGTTTGGACTACGGGCTTGTACTAGGAGCCTCTCAGCACTCCATGCTGAGATGGACGGTCTACTCTGGGCAATCTCATGTATGCAAGAGAGGAGGTTCACATCGATACGGTTCGAAACAGACTGCTCGGACCTAGTAGACATGACCACAAACCCGGAAGAATGGCCATCCTTCGCAACAGAGCTCGACATGTTCCACCGACTACAGGATAATTTCGAGGATGTGACCCTTAGTCATATTCCTAGAAGTAGAAATGGTCGTGCGGATACTTTGGCAAAGGAAGCTAGGAGGAAAGGTTACATATTTTCCCATATAGGTCAGACTCGGACAGACGGAGATGCTCCCCGGAGGATTAACTCGTCTCGACCCCACTTGATCTAG